TTCCTTACCCTCGGCTACATTGAAGGATCCAAGTGGCTTCTCCCACCTCCCGCTGTTGCGGCTTCAATATGAATCTagtttaaaactaaaaactatataCGTATATACTTATTCACCGAGAGAATGTATATCGGTGTATTTTTTGCTATTTGCGTTGGTTATATTTTTCCAAGAGTCCTCTCTTCTTAGATGAGACTTGCGTAATTTTGGTTTCATTACGATAATTCATAACCCTTGTATCTTGTCCTAGGGGTCCCAGTTCcctttaattaattatatattattattatgattgaaAGATCGTATTAATTTTCTGTTGGGAATTTGaagtttgatttttaattttaatatatattcgtAAAACATTTACATAATATTATCAAACCTTATTCTTATTTCACTTTCGTAGAATAATTGTATGTGTACACCAAAAATCTTATACTCAAACTCGGAAAAATTGGGTATTCTTATTTTTATGGGAAATTTCGCTTTTACCACGTGCGATGTTTATAGTaagaatatatttatgttaGACTCAACCAAAGAGCATTTGATACACATAAAGTATATACTATGCattgatatatataataaacaatatattttgttgCATGTTAAGAGAAAGATATCTTTTATGAAATGTTCAGCCGGTAAAACATACAAATAAACAATAAGGTATTCTTACTATAGCTTAATTGTCTATTGATTAAATCTAAACCACTATATGACATCCATCATAAACTGACTTACACATATCTGATCTATTAAAGAAGAAGTACAAATTAAGATTAACCTTTAAACttgcacaatatttacaatCCAATGTTACTaagaattaaacaaaattttctttAGTTAATGTTTATCTTTTccaaaaagtaaataatttcCTACAATAATTTGAACATTAATATACCAAACAAGTCATGTGTagatacttttaaaattatgcTTCAAAATGattaattgtttaaaaatcGAATTCATTCTTTTTTAATCCAAACTACTTTCTATAATCTAGCTTACCAATAAATGatactatataaatttattaagctTACATCTTATTATCTTCTTTTCTACATTCTTTCATAaactgaaataaaatatatttttcaaatccAGACTTCGattataaacttttaattaaTCTAATAAACATATACGAAAATATGTGACCAAAATCAGAGAGTATTCGTAATTTCTGTAGtatcattttttataatttctataaatattgcAAATTagtttttcatttataaaatttatagcataatgttttttttataaatctgtagttatatttctcattatttaataaataaaaataaaaaccacaaaataataaaatttacaacatataaataaaacaaattaatctgttaatatattattggtaatatattttaatataaataaaaatccaatcatttataaacattgataaataaatataataagaaatataGACGATATAATTGATGGtagaaagaaaatataattatttaatgtaataaataaaatttcatgttttaaaatgccatttttaaaaaattatgtaatacatgcgaactataaatatatattataaaaattataaaaaaataatttagttataaaaaatgaaaataaataccaGTGCGTGCACGGttccaagaaataaaaaatacatttgtacGGATATACAAgtcacattttaaaaatatggatgATATCACGatgtaaactataaaattattttgtttagaattttcatactaaaattatttacacgaataaattttaaaatatatatcatcattatacatagaatatttatttacaaaaaagtttaaacatCTACACGGATGCGCAGATCAAGCtctagtatatttttaaatttctcgtaacaacatatatatatatatgttgtcgGAGTTCTCTTAACATGGTCTTTTtcccaaattatattataatagaaCAACAAAGTGAAATACATAGTCGACTACATAAGCTGTCCGAAGAAAAAGATATCCTCATAAACTAAATCCCATAAGAAGGGACCCTTAAACCCACACACCGAACACATAAACAATCAAACCAAGGTAAATTTCGAAACTTATATCCCCGATATACTGAAAGCTCAAAAGAGATGATGGAAAAAATAGTAAGCATGAAAATTAGAACCACCAGAGGCTTACAAAAAGAGACAAACGAAACGAGAATGAACCTCCAATAAAAACAAACCGCCGACACTTGAGAGTTTGACAACCAAACTAAAGAACAAAAACATGTCCACCCACCAAACCACACAGCAGGACGAGATATATCAAACCTCAAATCAGACCTTTTCACCGGAGAGAAATCAatagtaaccaaagtatcctcGGAATGTTTTACCGTTGCAGCAAAAAACTCAAAAGAAACATACCACTCCACACCAAACTAGAACCAATTAGAGAAAGCCATAATCTTGAAATCACCATTCGAAGAAACAGCACAGGAGACGGGAAACCAAGCTCGGGATAAAGACACTTGAAAATGCATTTAAAGACACTAAGTCGACACAACGACTCAACCGAGAACATAAACTCTTTGCAGAAACGATGAATTGCAATGTAATTAGAATTGAAGAAAGTCGAAAGACGATGTCAGTGGAAGCACCTGCACAGTCCCCGAGCAACTACACCGCACCATCAACATGTATGGTCAGTATATTCAAAATCTAATGTGTTCTATATCTATCGTCATATACTATCTAAAGTTATATTTAATCAAACATCGATAtctaaacatataatttatctGTCGGAGATGTAAATTAATTATCCAACCCACCGGTTTAATAAACATAGCATTTTCTATTCACCAACCTGCTGCAAACAATACTAGCTGTAAGGGAATATGTCATAGAATAATGACATTgactttttggaattttttttaaaaaattattagtattaaGCAATGTTCGAAAATGCGGTGCCGAGGGACGTATACTCGCCGGAAAAACGCTCCACGGTCACCAAGCGTAGCGATTTGATGTTATTCGGTTACTCAATCGGTGAAAATTAAAAAGTTCGTCATTCTGTATATTTGAAGCTCAAATCACATGTTCTATTGTAGATCTATTATATTTCATTAGAACTAATAagattaagaagaagaaacaaagaaatcgtaaaaaaaaaaaggaaaacggCTCTGGAATTTGCAGGTGGAATGTTGAAGACGAAGACATGTTGGTCATTTGACATCATTAAacctaaaaaacaaaaaaaaggtcCAAAATGAACAGTCCCCGCTTCGAACCGAGGTCTGGCGCAGTAGACAAACTGATATTAACCACTGGACCAAGTATCAATTACTATATTTTTGCACATATTTAGTATATAACggcttaaataatataaaacccataaaaatacTCCCCGATTAATCTCCGTATAATCTCCTTCGGCGCTAGGCGCTACTTTACCGCACGCGTTACGCCTAGCGTAATTTTGAACATTGGTATTAAGTTACGCATGCAGAAGATTTATCACGTAACTACATCTTTGGTAGTATGAACATTTGATGAAAAAGCATATAATACAGCCCATATGGACTgatctaaatttttataattgggTTCAATCATAAGATAAAAAAACACATTCAAAAATAGCCTCAAACGGATGAGAAAATAACAATGCTTAACAAAACACACAATAAAACAACAACACATTGAAAAAAATAGCCTCAAACCTCTGAAAAAGTAAATGTATTCCAAAAAAGTTACACAGAAAAAGACAAGAGAAACTATAGGGAGATATAAAAATGGATAACCACAAATAACAATAGCAAACGATAACGAAACCCTTGACATTGTCCGATTTCTGTAACACTATATATACCTGATGGCCATCTTCTCGTTAGAtcattaagaaaaaacaaaaaaaaaactacaaaaatataaatttttctttttaattttaataaaacaaaaaaataaaacaaaaataaaacaatgagATGCACAAACGTGTCCATATTATTAGCCTTGGTGATGGTGTTTGTCACGCAGATGGTGTTGGCAGATGATGTAACACCAATTCCAGAGGCCAAAGTTCAAGTGGAGCAGTGGTTCAAGACCAACGTAGCTCCTTTGCCTTCGCGTAAAGGTCTAGATCCTGCTCTCGTAGCTGCTGAGGCTGAGCCACGTACCATCACCGTATGAAACAAACTTATAATATATCCCCAAAAACAATAACCAAACCATGGAATAAcaatttaattacaaaattttgaaataatgtaATCGCAGGTGGATCCAAAGGGAGGTGAATTCAAAACACTAACGGACGCAATAAAGAGCGTTCCTGCAGCGAACACAAAGCGTGTGATCATCAAGATAGCCCCTGGCGAATACAGAGAGAAGGTCACCATCGACAGAAACAAACCCTTCATTACATTGATGGGAGATCCCAAGGCCATGCCGGTTATTACTTTCGACGGTACTGCCGCAAAGTTTGGTACCGTAGATAGTGCCACACTCATTATCTTATCCGACTATTTCATGGCTGTCAACATCGTCGTtaaggtatatatattttactacaACGTATGCTAACGGTACTAGTCAAAATGTAGATTCCAAAGCTTAGTCTCTATTTCGAATCAACAAATGCTTAAATAGATTTTTGTTTCTGCATACTTAGAATACAGCGCCGGCACCGGATGGTAAAGCGAAGGGAGCACAAGCTTTATCTATGAGAATCTCTGGAAACAAGGCTGCTTTCTACAACTGTAAATTCTACGGATTCCAAGACACAATTTGTGACGATACCGGAAACCATTTCTTCAAGGATTGTTACGTCGAAGGGACATTCGATTTCATCTTCGGAAGCGGGACCTCTCTTTACTTGGTACGTACAATAATACATTTTATGATGTCATCTTAGTCATTCTTAATATATGAAGTCTGACATCTCTTATACTTACCTAATCAAAGGGTACACAATTGCACGTGGTGGGAGATGGCATTAGAGTGATAACAGCGCATGCGGGAAAGACCGCAGACGAGAAGACCGGATACTCTTTCGTGCATTGCAAGGTGACTGGAGTTGGTCAAGGAATCTATTTGGGTAGGGCATGGATGAGCCACCCTAAGGTTGTCTACGCCTACACCGAGATGACCAGCGTAGTCAACCCATCTGGATGGCAAGAAAACAAGATAGCCGCACATGACAAGTAAGTCCAATGCTCATGTTACATGAAATGAGACCAAAGCTATATACGGTccattattgttttttttttgggcaggACCGTGTTCTATGGAGAGTACAAGTGCGTAGGAGAAGGAGCACAGACAGACAAGAGAGTTCCATTTACACAAAAGATTGACACTACTGTAGCTAACCGTTTCCTTACCCTCGGCTACATTGAAGGATCCAAGTGGCTTCTCCCACCTCCCGCTGTTGCGGCTTCAATATGAATCTagtttaaaactaaaaactatataCGTATATACTTATTCACCGAGAGAATGTATATCGGTGTATTTTTTGCTATTTGCGTTGGTTATATTTTTCCAAGAGTCCTCTCTTCTTAGATGAGACTTGCGTAATTTTGGTTTCATTAACCCTTGTACCTTGTCCTAGGGCTCAAAATTccctttaataatttatatataattattatgattGAAGATCGTATTAATTTTCTGTTGGAAATTTGaagtttgatttttatttttaatatatattagtaaaatatttacataatattatcaaaccttgttctttgttctttgaTAAGTTTCTTAGGCTTCTACTTAAAACCAATTGTCAATTAGTAGAATGACCCaagtctcttatatattaataatgtctcttcatatttccgatgtgggatcttctctccaatacCCTCCTTCGAGATAAGGGTGCGTATAACCATTAATCTCGCAGAATTCATCATACCCCTCCGAGATAATGCTATTTTCTAGCTATCTCGAAGAACTGAGCCTTCTCTGGGCCATCAACTAATGGGTTGATCGGGTCACTGTCCGGACCGGATTAATGGGTCAGAATATTGggccgctctgataccatgttaagtttcttgggcttccacttaaaaccaattggcaattagtggtgtGATCCAagtctcttatatattacttatggCCCCATCATATATCCGATGTGGGATCTTCACTCCAATACCCTTCCTCGAGATAATGGTGTGTATAACCATTAATCTCGCAGAATCCATCATACCCCTTCGAGATAATGCTCTTTTCTAGCTATCTCGAAGAACTGAGCCTTCTCTGGGCCATCAGCTAATGGGTTGATCAGGCCATTGTCCGGGCCGAATTAAAGGGTCAGGATGTTGGactagctctgataccatgataagtttcttgggcttccacttaaaatcaattggcaaTTAGTAGAGTGACCCaattctcttatatattaataatgtccCTTTcatatttccgatgtgggatatTCTCTCCAATATTCTTATTTCACGTTCGTAGAATTGTACGCGTACACCATCATTGTTACGATCTTACGGTCTTAGAGAGCCAGACCAAAAATCCTATACTCAAACTCCCACAAATCTCCTAACAAATCGggtattcttatttttttagtgTGAAATTTCTCTTTTACCACGTGCGACgtttatagtaaaaatatatttatgttactCAATCAAAGAGCATTTGATACACATAAAATACTAGGTGACACCAGCATATACATACATAAatgaatattttgtaaaacctaaattatattaatagttattaatattttttttagtttagtgtcatattttaaattattttagttaaacattttatttatgaatGATTGAATTGTGATGCTTTAATATACTTTACTttgcataatatttttttttctaaatttctagTTTGGTTTTAATCTGACGTAGTGAGTTTTTATTGTTTGTATGGTTATTTCAGTTATAATTTTGTACTTTTTCTTATTATCACAAATCacttagaaaatttataaacaaataaaatttaaaattatttttttaaaatcagtttaaaatttcattatttaaaatacagtTTTACATTAAATCTTACACATATACATAAATTCATTAAAGCTACTTAATGTTTTAGAAAACTTTCTTGTAAATaacatttttggttttattttgtgaaagtagcactaaatataaatttgttttgtgAAGACAACagtaaatataaattgtatgtACCACATTTTAAACTGAAATATTGATACATGTGCAGTAACAAacattacaaatattaaaactttagatGGCTCTATTACATATTATAAATGTTGCCTCGATAAAATGTTTAACTAACTAAATTATTTGAAATCTTCTTTcgttatatagtttattttatgatatttactTTGATATTGCACTTATTCAAATATGAATGAATTTCTATACCAAAAACGATGCCTGTGTGTTTTTACAGAGAAAACCataacttttgttaataaaatagaatcttagatattaaaatatttaaatttatggttcaaatttctaataattaattgtttatatatgtaaaGATATGAAATTCCATATATCATtaagttgagtttttttaattttagaaataattattgattataaattaaaagtGATTAAAATAAAGTTATGTAGTTATTATGATGTTTAAGTAAAgtgaattttttataaataatatttttaacagttATATCCTACACAATGTTTCTAATAAATGTTAccaaattctaatttttttttttaatatcttaaaaatatatttttgactaatttgACGTATTTATTTTACTAAGAGATATTAGAAATTATCATGTCATAAGAAAACTGATTTAACCAACGTGATTTAAAAAGAAGTTATAATTTTGTGCATTTGAGATTTAAgggaattgttattttaattagaaaatgttataaatataaaataaaatgttatatgtttatatattaaatatattatctttttgatATTACTTTCTtctaatatatactataaaataattagtttttcttaatttatattttagatatattttaatatatttttatactaagtataatatatatttatattacattcctttttagtttataagtttttaattaaattacaagctttatatataaaacatattgatatatttatattaaacatagtttattttatattaaattccTTTTTGagttatataaaaagaaatttgttttactaaattacatattttacaaatgttatatatttatgaaatatatttcctttttgataAAAAGGTGATTTggaaacaaaagataaaaaaataattaaaatctcaataataatattttaacaataaatttatCCATTAAAGTTATTATTgtaattaatcattttaaaaattaacgTGAGTTCGGTAGATATAAAaatcatttctcaaataatattatagagatatactatatatacatattttttactGCATGTTAAGATAAAGATATCTTTTATGAAATGTTCAGCTGGTAAAACATACAATAAACAATAAGGTATTCACTATTCTTACTATAGCTAACTTAATTGTCTATTGATTAAATCTAAACTGAACAATATAGACGTTAATTATGTGAAGagaatacaaataaatttattgtttattcAACAAAAAGGATTTCCACATGAATCGCACACCAAGTGCGTGAGAAATTACTATTTATGAAAATCAAATGCTAAAAATACTAAATGAGTACAAACCACAAACGAGAATAGTAAAAAAGAGAGATCTTACCGGTAATCGACGATCCCAAACGCATATAAAACTCCTTCCAAGGCTTCTTCATCTCttccatttttaataaaactagtttaataAAACTAGTAATaacaattttcatatatatatattattattttgctttcttttatcttaaaaaaataaaaaataaaaaataaaataagagatgGGTTACATTTTTCTGACCATGATTGCGTTTCTTGTTATTTTTGCCTTACCGGCGGTTGTCGCCAACGATATAACTCCGATTCCAGAAGACAAAGGCCAAGTCGAGGCATGGTTCAAGGCCAACGTTCAACCCTATTCAGCGAGGCGAGGCACACTCGACCCTGCCCTGGATGCAGCTGAAGCATCGCCACAGATTATTACCGTAAGATATTATTCCACTTGAATAGGGTTTATAGTTTTCagttcttttgtttttgaaatataaaaacctgACCCAATATGATACCATTTGGTTCCGTATGGCACATTTGCTTAGGATCGGTTTTCGTGCCGTTTCATTTGGTACGGTTTTAGGATGTTCCTATTAGTTCAACCTTATCGGCCACA
The sequence above is drawn from the Raphanus sativus cultivar WK10039 chromosome 7, ASM80110v3, whole genome shotgun sequence genome and encodes:
- the LOC108816889 gene encoding pectinesterase PPME1, with protein sequence MRCTNVSILLALVMVFVTQMVLADDVTPIPEAKVQVEQWFKTNVAPLPSRKGLDPALVAAEAEPRTITVDPKGGEFKTLTDAIKSVPAANTKRVIIKIAPGEYREKVTIDRNKPFITLMGDPKAMPVITFDGTAAKFGTVDSATLIILSDYFMAVNIVVKNTAPAPDGKAKGAQALSMRISGNKAAFYNCKFYGFQDTICDDTGNHFFKDCYVEGTFDFIFGSGTSLYLGTQLHVVGDGIRVITAHAGKTADEKTGYSFVHCKVTGVGQGIYLGRAWMSHPKVVYAYTEMTSVVNPSGWQENKIAAHDKTVFYGEYKCVGEGAQTDKRVPFTQKIDTTVANRFLTLGYIEGSKWLLPPPAVAASI